A region of Cloacibacillus sp. DNA encodes the following proteins:
- the panF gene encoding sodium/pantothenate symporter translates to MIINRLGMIIPLVLYFALIMGVAAWASRSAGKRTDTAGFMEEYFIGSRSMGGFVLAMAIITTYTSASSFVGGPGVAYNVGLGWILLSMIQVPTAFLTLGVLGKRFALIARRTHAVTITDFLRARYSSDAVVILASVALLVFFMASMLAQFIGGARLFESITGYSYQTGLLIFGLTVIIYTTIGGFRAVVLTDTIQGIMMLFASVAILYAVISAGGGVENIMRTLYSIDPQLLTPTGGGNAIPKPFILSFWVLVGVGILGLPQTTQKCLGYKDSRSMHNAMIIGTFVVGFTMLAMHLVGAMGRAVIPDIAVGDLAVPTLTVRLMSPFWAGIFIAGPLAAIMSTVDSMLIMCSAAIVKDIYFHYVAKNDAARLSPSKIRGMSLIVTGVVGVLVFFAAMRPPSLLVWINLFAFGGLEAVFFCPTLFGLYWRRANSTGVILSMICGTASFFYFTISKVSVGGTTAIVPTLAIAIVVFIVGSLFGKEESAERLKEFEIES, encoded by the coding sequence ATGATTATTAACAGACTTGGGATGATAATCCCGCTCGTTCTTTATTTTGCGCTCATTATGGGCGTTGCCGCGTGGGCCAGCCGTTCGGCCGGAAAGAGGACCGACACAGCCGGCTTCATGGAAGAATATTTCATCGGCAGCCGTTCAATGGGCGGCTTCGTGCTCGCTATGGCGATAATCACGACCTATACGAGCGCAAGCAGCTTTGTGGGCGGCCCGGGCGTCGCCTATAACGTGGGGCTTGGGTGGATACTTCTGTCCATGATACAGGTGCCTACCGCCTTTCTGACGCTTGGAGTGCTGGGCAAACGTTTTGCGCTTATCGCGCGCCGTACTCACGCGGTCACCATCACGGATTTTCTGCGCGCGAGGTACAGCAGCGACGCCGTCGTCATCTTGGCATCCGTCGCGCTGCTTGTCTTTTTCATGGCCTCTATGCTGGCGCAGTTCATAGGAGGCGCGCGGCTCTTTGAATCCATAACCGGTTATTCCTATCAGACGGGGCTTTTGATATTCGGCCTGACGGTCATAATCTATACGACCATCGGCGGCTTTCGCGCCGTAGTTTTGACGGACACCATTCAGGGCATCATGATGCTCTTTGCCTCCGTCGCCATCCTTTACGCAGTGATTTCGGCGGGCGGTGGAGTGGAGAACATCATGAGGACGCTCTACTCGATAGACCCGCAGCTTCTTACCCCGACCGGAGGCGGCAACGCCATCCCGAAGCCGTTCATCCTTTCCTTCTGGGTGCTTGTCGGCGTCGGCATCCTGGGCCTTCCGCAGACTACGCAGAAATGCCTCGGCTATAAGGACTCGCGCTCGATGCACAACGCAATGATCATCGGGACGTTCGTCGTGGGCTTCACGATGCTCGCGATGCATCTCGTAGGCGCGATGGGGCGCGCGGTCATTCCCGATATCGCGGTGGGCGACCTTGCCGTTCCTACTCTTACAGTTCGCCTGATGTCGCCGTTCTGGGCCGGCATATTCATCGCAGGTCCGCTTGCTGCCATCATGTCCACGGTCGATTCGATGCTCATCATGTGCTCCGCCGCCATCGTAAAGGACATTTATTTTCATTACGTCGCTAAAAACGATGCGGCGCGCCTTTCTCCTTCAAAAATCCGCGGAATGAGCCTCATCGTCACGGGAGTGGTCGGCGTGCTCGTCTTTTTCGCCGCGATGAGGCCGCCGTCGCTGCTTGTATGGATAAATCTTTTTGCTTTCGGAGGGCTGGAGGCGGTATTTTTCTGCCCGACGTTATTCGGCCTCTATTGGCGCCGCGCAAACTCTACAGGAGTGATATTGTCCATGATATGCGGGACCGCTTCGTTCTTTTACTTCACCATTTCAAAGGTGAGCGTGGGCGGCACGACGGCCATAGTGCCTACGCTCGCAATAGCGATAGTCGTCTTCATCGTCGGCAGCCTGTTTGGTAAAGAGGAGAGCGCAGAGCGCCTCAAGGAATTTGAGATAGAATCGTAG
- a CDS encoding YhdT family protein: MASKGFLKTTKKETFIIVGLYLLFFAWWYVTAYGFGDDPAEYNYIFGFPEWFFYSCIVGYIGISFLLWAAIRMMFKDLSIQDDHEEKK, encoded by the coding sequence TTGGCTTCTAAAGGATTTTTGAAGACTACGAAAAAAGAAACGTTCATCATTGTCGGGCTCTATCTTTTATTCTTTGCCTGGTGGTACGTCACCGCTTATGGTTTTGGCGACGACCCGGCGGAGTACAACTATATCTTTGGCTTCCCTGAATGGTTCTTTTATAGCTGCATCGTCGGCTATATCGGCATTTCTTTTCTGCTGTGGGCCGCAATCAGGATGATGTTCAAGGATCTTTCTATCCAGGACGACCATGAGGAGAAGAAATGA
- the rpsB gene encoding 30S ribosomal protein S2 → MGVVSMKQLLECGVHFGHQTRRWNPKMKPFIFTERNGIYIIDLQKTVKGLEKAYDFVREVSKSGGSILFVGTKRQAQDPIRDEALKAGQFYINQRWLGGLLTNFATIRRRVQRMVELQQMEEDGSINRYPKKEIIQLRKEREKLEKYLSGIKEMKDIPDALFIIDPRRETIAVLEAHKLDIPVIAIVDTNCDPDVVDYPIPGNDDAIRAIELVVGLMANAFIEGRQGQDARVEEEALPEAAPAEEAPAVDDSAAEEVKVREKELAEQKGWKETN, encoded by the coding sequence ATGGGAGTAGTAAGTATGAAACAGCTTCTTGAATGCGGCGTCCATTTCGGACATCAGACAAGACGCTGGAACCCGAAGATGAAGCCGTTCATCTTCACAGAGCGCAATGGCATCTACATAATCGACCTTCAGAAGACGGTCAAAGGGCTTGAAAAGGCCTATGACTTCGTTCGTGAAGTTTCAAAGTCGGGCGGCAGCATCCTCTTTGTAGGAACAAAGCGTCAGGCGCAGGATCCCATCCGCGACGAAGCTCTCAAAGCTGGCCAGTTCTATATCAACCAGCGCTGGCTGGGCGGCCTTCTTACGAACTTCGCCACCATTCGCCGCCGCGTGCAGCGCATGGTCGAGCTTCAGCAGATGGAAGAGGACGGCAGCATCAACAGATACCCCAAGAAAGAAATCATCCAGCTCCGCAAAGAGCGTGAAAAGCTTGAAAAATACCTCTCCGGCATCAAGGAGATGAAGGACATCCCCGACGCCCTCTTCATCATCGACCCGCGCCGTGAGACGATCGCCGTACTTGAGGCGCACAAGCTTGATATCCCCGTCATCGCAATCGTTGACACAAACTGCGACCCCGACGTCGTAGATTACCCCATCCCCGGAAACGACGACGCCATCCGCGCCATCGAACTCGTAGTCGGACTTATGGCAAACGCCTTCATCGAAGGCCGCCAGGGTCAGGACGCACGCGTTGAGGAAGAGGCTCTTCCCGAAGCCGCTCCCGCCGAAGAAGCGCCCGCAGTGGACGATTCAGCGGCTGAAGAGGTAAAGGTTCGTGAAAAAGAGCTGGCGGAGCAGAAGGGCTGGAAGGAGACTAACTAA
- the frr gene encoding ribosome recycling factor: MPQNVIKELNTRCEKSIEHLKGAMLGIRTGRAHPALVEDIKVDYFGTLTPVKNMGSVNVPEARQIVITPWDKTAIKSIEKAIQTSSLGITPQNDGESIRLNLPELTQARRLELKKMVNKLAEEARIAVRNVRRDAIESFKKLEKDSKITEDELKKFQKEAQDKTDAFIKKIDSSLVEKEKEIMDN, translated from the coding sequence ATGCCTCAGAACGTAATCAAGGAACTAAACACGCGCTGCGAAAAGAGCATAGAACACCTTAAGGGAGCCATGCTTGGCATCCGCACCGGTAGAGCGCATCCCGCACTTGTCGAAGATATAAAGGTGGACTATTTCGGCACACTGACGCCCGTAAAAAATATGGGCAGCGTCAACGTCCCGGAGGCGCGTCAGATAGTGATCACGCCGTGGGACAAGACCGCGATAAAATCAATCGAAAAGGCCATCCAGACCTCAAGCCTCGGCATCACTCCGCAGAACGACGGCGAGTCTATTCGTCTCAACCTGCCGGAGCTGACGCAGGCGCGGCGTCTTGAACTTAAAAAAATGGTCAACAAACTGGCGGAAGAGGCTCGCATCGCGGTCCGCAACGTACGCCGCGACGCCATCGAGTCCTTCAAAAAGCTGGAAAAAGATAGCAAAATCACCGAGGACGAGCTTAAGAAGTTCCAGAAAGAGGCTCAGGACAAGACCGACGCCTTCATCAAAAAAATAGACAGCTCGCTTGTGGAAAAAGAAAAAGAGATAATGGACAACTAA
- the tsf gene encoding translation elongation factor Ts, with the protein MANITAALVSELRARTSVGMMDCKKALVECDGDMDKACDYLREKGLAKAAKKAERTASQGKMFTYVHSNAKLAVLLELDCETDFVARTDEFNKLGHEIAMHIAASNPTYITPEEVPADIIEHEKQVIIAQAREEGKPEKMLEKIAEGRINKFYEENCLMEQKYVRDPEVKIKDLVIENIAKIGENIIVRRYARFMIEG; encoded by the coding sequence ATGGCAAATATCACAGCAGCATTGGTGTCCGAACTTCGCGCTCGCACATCCGTCGGAATGATGGACTGCAAAAAGGCGCTTGTCGAATGCGACGGCGACATGGACAAGGCCTGCGATTATCTTCGCGAAAAGGGCCTCGCCAAAGCGGCCAAAAAGGCCGAGCGCACAGCGTCTCAGGGCAAAATGTTCACCTACGTCCACAGCAACGCGAAACTTGCCGTTCTTCTTGAACTTGACTGCGAGACAGACTTTGTCGCGCGCACAGACGAGTTCAACAAGCTGGGCCATGAAATAGCGATGCACATCGCCGCTTCAAACCCCACTTACATCACCCCTGAAGAGGTCCCCGCGGACATCATCGAGCATGAAAAGCAGGTCATCATTGCTCAGGCCCGCGAAGAGGGCAAGCCTGAAAAGATGCTCGAAAAGATCGCCGAAGGCCGCATCAACAAATTCTATGAGGAAAACTGCCTCATGGAGCAGAAATACGTGCGTGACCCCGAAGTGAAGATCAAGGATCTCGTCATTGAAAACATCGCAAAAATCGGCGAAAACATCATCGTCCGCCGCTACGCGCGCTTCATGATCGAAGGCTAA
- the pyrH gene encoding UMP kinase has product MEKTYKRILLKLSGEILAGDSHFGVNPDAVRNICEEITDVASEGISIAMVVGGGNIIRGAQTKSIERAQADYMGMLGTVINALALQDALERLGQPTRVQSAIEMREIAEPVIRRRAMRHLEKGRIVIFAAGTGSPYFSTDTTAALRASEIGVDCLLKATKVDGIYDKDPAKYQDAVKLPHVSYMDALQKQLKVMDAAAFSLCQENNIPIVVFDVLKKGNLRRLLIDGENIGSIVS; this is encoded by the coding sequence GTGGAGAAGACATATAAGAGAATACTGCTGAAACTTTCCGGAGAAATACTTGCCGGAGACAGCCATTTCGGAGTGAATCCCGACGCAGTGCGCAACATCTGCGAAGAGATAACCGACGTGGCCTCCGAAGGAATAAGCATCGCAATGGTAGTCGGAGGCGGCAACATTATCCGCGGCGCTCAGACCAAAAGCATTGAGCGCGCTCAGGCCGACTATATGGGAATGCTTGGCACGGTCATAAACGCGCTCGCGCTTCAAGACGCGCTAGAGCGCCTTGGCCAGCCTACGCGCGTTCAGTCGGCAATAGAGATGCGTGAGATAGCGGAGCCGGTCATCAGGCGCCGCGCGATGCGCCACCTCGAAAAGGGCCGCATAGTCATCTTTGCCGCGGGCACAGGCTCTCCCTATTTCTCAACGGATACGACTGCGGCGCTTCGCGCCTCCGAAATAGGCGTCGACTGCCTTCTCAAAGCTACGAAAGTCGACGGCATCTATGATAAAGACCCGGCGAAATATCAAGACGCGGTAAAGCTACCGCACGTCAGCTATATGGACGCGCTCCAGAAACAGCTCAAAGTGATGGACGCCGCGGCCTTCTCGCTCTGCCAGGAAAACAACATACCTATAGTAGTCTTTGACGTATTGAAAAAGGGAAATTTACGCAGGCTTCTCATTGACGGAGAAAATATTGGCTCTATAGTTTCATAA